The genomic window TCAGGATGGGACTGAAAAAAGCAAGCAGTCTGTTATCCGAATGCTGAATTTTTTGTCCGAGAAGGGATGATAACCACCAGAGGAACCAAACTTGGTACTGTGATATGTATCACAAATTATAGCCAATATCAAATAGGCTTAGACGATACACCCGCCGATACACGCAAATCCAGATGTGACAATGCTTTGGAGGGGGCTCCCGGTACACCACCCGATACACCGTTAGAGCAGTTTTTAGCCGGTACACCTTGCGATACACCAGCCGATACAAACAAACTCAGTGCTGGCAAGGCTTCAGCGTGTATACCCGGTACACCGCCCGAAGCACGACCCGGTGAACAGAACAAGAAGTTAGTAGAACAAGAAGTAAATAATAAAACACATAGTCAACTTGCGTTGACTGCGAACTGTGAAAAACCGGAACGCAGAAAATTCATTTCATTCGACTACGAGTCCTACCTGAACGCCTACAACGACATCGTTGGAGATGGTGGGTGAAGCGATGGGGGGCGGCAACTTTGGCGCGGTGATGGAGACAGCGAAGAAGTGTCCGAGTGCAGCGAATCTCAAGGGGTATGCACGGGTACTGGCCGACTATCAGCGTGTGCGGCGCTTCACGGCGTTGTTAGGCGATGGACTGGAGCAGGTGCGCCAGTGCCCGAACCATGAGCGCGCGTTGGCAGTGATGGGGCAGGTATTGGCCTCCCTGCGTGATATCGACTGCCCCGCCGACGAAGTCCGCCCAATGCATATCGACGAGCTGATAGCCCCCTACACCGCGCTTTTGGAAAAGTGTCTGAAGAATGGGGAAGCCTCGGACTCATTGAAAACGGGCATTGAGGAATTGGATGACATTCTTGGTGGTATCAATCCGGTGGACTTGGTGATTGTTGCCGCCCGTCCCGGCATGGGAAAGACTGAATTTGCCTTGAAGGTGGCGGAGGGTGTCGCTGCACAGCATACTACACGCCAGATTGACACGGAGAACGGCGCGATAACTGAAATCGAACGCAAGGGTGTTTTGATTTTCTCGATGGAAATGGATGCGATGCAGGTTATCGAGCGCTCATTGGCGGGAGCCAGTCATCTCCCGGTTTCGACGCTACGCAAGCCTTGCCGGATGGATGACGGAGGTTGGGCAAGAGTATCTCAGGGACTTCGCCGCTTACAGGGGCTTGATGTTTGGGTCGTGGATGCATCATCACTGACCATCGAGCAGATACGAGCCATTTCTTACCGGCACAAGCTTGCCCACCCTGCGTTATCGCTGATTATGGTCGATTATCTGGGTCTGATTGAGAAGCCACGAGCAGAGCGTAATGACCTTGCCGTCGCGCATATTTCCGGCAGCCTCAAGCGTATGGCAAAGGAGCTGAAAACGCCGGTGATGTCGCTAAGTCAGCTATCCAGAAACGTAGAGCAGCGCACCAATAAGCGGCCTACCTGTGCTGATTTAAGAGATTCAGGCAGCATTGAGCAGGACGCTCTGACAGCATCATCATGCTCTACCGCGATGCGGTGTACAACGAGAATAGTCCAGCGGCGAAATACGCTGAACTCATTGTCACCAAAAACCGGTTCGGCACCCAGGGAACGGCTTACCAGGAATTCAAAAACGGGCATTTTATGCCAACCGACCAAGAACAAGCTGTGAACGCTTGCCAGAGCAACACTAACGTCGCGCCAATGAAACGTTATGCCAGTGGGGCAGCGGTTTAACGCAAACAGCGAGGAAAATACCGATGACGGCATATTTAACAGAAGAACTCGTGGAGCTGCTTTTCATTGCAGCCCTTTTTGTTTGGGTGGGTAAATTCAGAGGTGGTTGATGGAAAAAAGAAGCTTCCTGCTGCGTGATGAACGAATACGGAAAAACCTGAAAGTTTTTATTGATTCACTCCCCACTGACGAACACCGCCCCCTCGAAATCACCATCAACGACAGCAAAAGAAGTGAGACGCAAAACAGTCTGCTGCATGCGCTATGCACCGATGTCTCTCGGCAAGTGTTGTGGGCAGATAAACCCCGCTCGATGTTGGACTGGAAAGCGTTGTTCGTCTCAGGCCATGCCATCGCCACAGGCAGGCCGGGAGAAGTGGTTACAGGACTGGAGGGGGAGTTTTGCAGCATCCGCGAGAGCACGGCTCAGATGGGCGTGAAGCGCATGAACAGTTTAATCGAATACGCGCAAGCCTGGGCGGTCGGTAACGGCGTCAGGCTGCGGGAGGTGCGTTATTCAGGGGATTATTTTGGGAGAGCAACATGAAAAAGAGATTACAGAACACCAGCATCACTTTTCGGATGATGCAGCATTGCCTGTTCAGGCCGACCAAGCGTTCGCGCAACAAAGTCCGCGAGATACTGGGCGAGGATGAAGTAAAAACCTTGCGTATTCCGACGCAAAGTGAACGCATATTCTGGAGGGTGAACACTCGGCCAAATGAGTTAAACGTGACATCCCCTTACGCTTCTGCCACAGGACTGTTCGGTGCTCACTGCGCTGCGCTCCGCCTCAGTCCTGCAACAGAACCGTTGCCAAAGGAAACAGGGGCTAGAACGTGACAAACTCAACAGAATAAACCCATGTGATTATTAGCACGCTGTATTTCACTGCCGGAATCAGCGTTCACAGGGCCGGAATGACCGTTCACTTTCACCGGAATACGCAAACCTACGACTACAGCGCTCATATTCGTGATGTGCGGATGATGCGCGCTCGTACTCGGACTTCAAAAATAGATTTACAAGCTCAGTAAACTTGCATGGGTGGTGAGGAAATGATTATCAGCAAAACCCCGAAGGTGTGTAAGGACAGATGGCAGACGCCGGTCGAGATATTCCGTGCGCTGGATGCGGAGTTTGGGTTCGGCCTTGATGCTGCCGCCGACCACGATAACACCCGGTGTCGCCACTATCTGACCGAAGAGGATGATGCCCTGAGTTGCGATTGGCACACCCGGGGTGCCATTTTCTGCAATCCCCCGTACAGCAATATCATGCCGTGGGTGAAAAAGGCCGCCGAGCAGTGTGCGTTACAGCAACAGACTGTCGTGATGCTCCTTCCTTCCGACACCTCGACGGCGTGGTTCGCTCAGGCACAAAAAACGGCTGATGAGGTGCGATTCATCACCGAGGGGCGATTGTCGTTTATCAGCGCTGAAACCGGCGAGAAGGGTAAGGCGGGTAACAGCAAGGGCAGCGTGTTGTTCATCTGGCGACCGTGGCGAATAACCCCAAAAGGGATGACTACGGTAAGTAAACAGGTGCTGATTAACCGAATGTGGGGGTAGGTATGGTAAATCTTCGCAAAGAAGCGCAGGGCCGCGAATGCATGGTTCGTTTGCCGGGAATATGCGGCGGTGATACTGAGACTGTGGTACTGACCCATTACCGCATGGCTGGCCTTTTGGTACGGGAATGAAACCCCAAGATTTGTTCGGTGCCTGGGCCTGTAGCCGGTGCCATGACGAAATCGATCGTCGAACCCGTTTAACCGATGTTGAATATGCCCGACTGGCACATCTGGAAGGCGTTATTCGCACACAGGCGGTCTTGCTGAAGGAGGAAAAAATATCAACGTGAGGCGATACCACATCACCCTCCCGTTTCCTCCCTCGGTCAATCATTACTGGTATCACGCCAA from Sodalis glossinidius str. 'morsitans' includes these protein-coding regions:
- a CDS encoding phage N-6-adenine-methyltransferase, which produces MIISKTPKVCKDRWQTPVEIFRALDAEFGFGLDAAADHDNTRCRHYLTEEDDALSCDWHTRGAIFCNPPYSNIMPWVKKAAEQCALQQQTVVMLLPSDTSTAWFAQAQKTADEVRFITEGRLSFISAETGEKGKAGNSKGSVLFIWRPWRITPKGMTTVSKQVLINRMWG
- a CDS encoding recombination protein NinB; translated protein: MEKRSFLLRDERIRKNLKVFIDSLPTDEHRPLEITINDSKRSETQNSLLHALCTDVSRQVLWADKPRSMLDWKALFVSGHAIATGRPGEVVTGLEGEFCSIRESTAQMGVKRMNSLIEYAQAWAVGNGVRLREVRYSGDYFGRAT
- a CDS encoding NinE family protein; amino-acid sequence: MKKRLQNTSITFRMMQHCLFRPTKRSRNKVREILGEDEVKTLRIPTQSERIFWRVNTRPNELNVTSPYASATGLFGAHCAALRLSPATEPLPKETGART